gcaaggggttgggagggagCGGGCAGCTGGGTGGGGCTGAGCTACCTGCTGggattaaaccatgacacccTCCAAACTTCTGCACAGCATACATGGGATGGCTGGGACTCCTCTGACCCAAGGTCTCCCCTATCTGCCCTCCCTGGCATCTCCTCAGGATGACCTACCAGCTGCTGACAATTTTTGACCTGCTCTCCTCCTGATGTGCTCCAGGGCAGGACATAGGGAACTGTGTGTGCGTCTGGGACTTCACAATCCACCGTTCCACCACcatctcccagctgcagctATTCAGGCAAATCTTCAGTAGTAGCTCCATGGATCACTGCCTAGATCTAAAATCTCATTTCAGAGCTCTTACTAGTCAAGAGTTGCTCCTGAGTAGACATCTAACTGCTAGTTCCAGAAAACTGACCTTTGACACAAGCATTTTTGGAGTCCCAGGATCCTCCCAACTTTTCCATAGTGTGGGATTCAGCTATCTGAATGATAGCTGAATGATCTGAGTGATCCTTATCTCACTTACCTAAAAATTATGTCTAAAATCATCAAAGCATCTATTTCAGTGACTGGAAGATCCCTCTTGGTAGTAAGAGAAAGAACATCTGCAGGAGCAATTCATCTTACCTAAAAATCAACAAGCTGATGAGATATAACACGCTGTGAAGGTGGCTGTTTTTCTACAGTGAGTATAAAGAGAACTACTAATGACTAGAGCAGATGTAGTGCCTAACTTCTAGATGTCTAAATTTAGGTTAGATGGCTATCAGCCTTCAGGAGTGTGGGTCTCTTTTTTATGGTTTTAGGCCGATTAGCTTTTCACGAGGCTCTAGGCACAGATTGCAGAGGCGTGTGCTCTATTTGAACTAGAGGCTATCCCACAAGCAAGATGGGATCATATTAATTCACAAACTCCTCCTGCAACCAGAAAATAATACCAGAAAGATGCCAGAACAAGTTATGAAGAGAGACTGACCAGCTGTGAACTCTGGTAGAGCTGAAATTCTCTGGAAAGACAGTAATGTTTCCAGATTTTCAGGGAGACAGACAGTGGATGAGGGAGAAGAAACAACTTCTCCATTGACTTCCTGAAGGGACTATGTTAATATGTGCTGAACTTACTAAATATACTAAAAAAGCCTCAGATGGGCAACATTCCTCATAGGTAAAGATCACTTTCCTTCAATCTACAACACCACCAGAAGAAAGGAGGTATCACCTGGCAGCACTTCAGAAACTGCTATTTCAAGAGATATCAAGATGTCCAAGTGATCACGCAGTTCATTTCAGAAGTTAACACCGAGCATGAGAAAATTAACTGCATCAGGCCAGTGTTACTGGggatgaaggaagaaaagaattaccCATTAATTTATCAGaaagatagatttttttaatcttagctTACTTTATTTCTGTGAGATAAAGTATTAAAGTAGTCATATTGTCACTAACAAGGATTATCTTCCACAGTGCAAGTGCTGATGTGGTGTATATTTCATTGTTCCTTTCTTATGTCATTTTGGAGAGTGCAAACTTACAAGATGGCAATGAAACAGTAGAAGAGACTATCTCAATCCTGATATTATGCTCTGCTGAAATGTAGCATCATTCAACTTTTATGGTCTACAGCGTAGAGTGCTTCAGTGCTctacaaagcacagaaaagaaagataaactATGCATATGATGTGCATTTATACAAGTAACATGAATGGAGGACATCATTTACTGTTGAGCATAGCTCTTACTTCGGTACAGAGTCATCAATTTCTGTCCATAGTCTTCTCGGGTACTAATCCTTTCCTGTCCATTCCCAGCACTAGTCCTTCACAGTCCAACCAGATGTCACAGGATCAGGCCAGAGgtattatttccttctgtttgggGATATGTTAACTCTAGAAAAGCCAGGtcatagattaaaaaaattacagtctgTGGGTCTTCTTCAGCTGGTGACCATGCGCCTTACTCGCCTGTCCTTTGTGCCCCGATCTGGGTGTCCTGAGAAGCTGCCCACAGATGTAACCTTGACAGCCTGCTCACCCAGGTGCCGTCCCCCCAACCACTCCTATAGCCCTTCTTCTGCCACTCCTGGTGCTTCCACATCCACCTTGCCCCATTCACCCTCCATTCAGGTCAACCATAGCATTTCTTCACAATTCTCTATATACTTTCCTCATCTGCTGTCACAGCATTGCCATCAGACAAAATAACAATACGTCCAAGctaaaaaaaagttctgtaaaATGCAAATTGGCAAATATTTTACATTGAAACATTCATTAGACAAGCATAATTTTCTGGCATTGTCAGGTTCAATGTTGCTTTTTGCTATTGCTTTTCATTCCATAcattgtatttttccttgtctttgaTTAATTAAACATGCTTTTGATCTCATTGATCAGCAAAGCCTTTAAGTGACAAACCCATAAGTGAAAAGCACtaactgaaatggaaacagaagGAGCAGCATGACTTTCCTCTGTCCCATCTTCCCTCCACAGAGAGTGCTGGTATGGCTGGTTATGGGCATTTTGACCTCTGCACAGATACTGAAGGGGAGAGACAAAACTTAAAAGCTTTGGGTTATTACTCAAAGATGTCtagaaatgcaaaaggaaaggcttttctgctctttctagAGGACAATAAGCAAACACAAATATTGTAATATAAGCACTCCTTGTTCAAGAAATTAACCTACTGTATTGGAATAATTTCTTAATCATTAAGAGCAGGGATATAAGCTGCTGtaagtttttttaaacttaagcCTTGCTCTCCTGTGCATTGCATATAAATAGCTATAATCAAAACACCACACACAATTCCCAATCTGGAATGAAAGAAGACATAAAGCGCAATAGTTGCTCATGTGCTGAAACCAGATTTGGTAAATGACTAAACAAATAGgtgtttccttcattttcagctCTTACATCCAGGAGTTCAGCCTCCAGACAAAAAGTCAAAGCCATGAATCCAACCATTTAAAGCATGTTACTCTAAAAACAAATGAGTCCTGGACGAGTCCTGTTGAAAAACTTTTCCAAACAGAATCATTTTTAATGCCCGGCGAAACCACatgtaaaaaaatgcataaacaatTGGGTTAAATGTAGAATTCAAataaccaaaccaaaccaaagcatCAATGAGAATAGGAGGTATCACATAATTCATAAATGGATTGGTTGCTGTAAAGAAGAAGAATGGACTCCAGCAGATGAGAAACACTCCCATTATTATGCCTAATGTCTTTgcagctttcctttctctgcagaaTGAAATGTGGTGCTTCATTTCAAATCGTGTCTTTTTTTTGCTAATTGCATCAATGGATCTTGCTTGCCTCTTGGCTATAAAGTATATTTTCCTGTAGAGGTACAGCATAACAAATCCAGGGATGTAAAAAGACACTATGGAGGCCACAACACCCGAAGTTTCACTAAAAATGACAAAGCATCCTCCTGCACAATGGACATGATTATAAATCTCTTCTGCCCCTCGCAAATTTAGGTCTAGAAAGATCAtcccaaaagcaaaagcagcagggacCATCCAACTTATGAATATCATGACCAGGATAACAAAAGTATTTATCTTTGATTTATATCTTAGAGGGTCACACACAGCATAGTAACGGTCGATGGATATGAAGGAAAGATGGAAGATGGAAGCCGTGCTCAGCATAATGTCCGTGCTCGTGTGGATCTTGCAGAAGAGCTCCCCAAAATACCAGCAGTGCTCAACAGAGCGCACCATGCTGCAAGGCATGATGAGGAATCCCAGCAGAAAGTCTACTGTAGCCATGGAAAGTATCAGGAAATTGGTAGGCGTATGGAGCTGCTTGAAATGTGATATTGAGATGATAACCGTCAAATTTCCAACCACTGTGGCCAGAATAATGCAAACCATGAAGATATACATGGAAACACGGATACTGTTTGACCAGCTGCTCCTTATGCAAGAGCCATTTACAGATTCACAGCACAGTTGCATCCTTACTGAGGTCTCAAATTCACGTAGTTATGCAGCACAGGTACCGTTTTTCCTaatgctgaaatacatttacaactgttcttttctcttctgtacggagagagctgcagggagagaaaaaaagggcaGTTGTGAAAACCTTCATTTATTTGGATGTGTAGGAAATtcacatttcattatttatgaaGGATTAAACTATTTCgtaattatatttttaacagaatgaCACTTTTATCATTAGACTTCCCTTGAAATGGGAATCTCATTTGATGAAATAAACTGTATAATGGGGTGTCCTCCCACCGGAACAGCAGTGGCTCCCAGAGGCCTGCACTGGGCGATGTCTTGTCTAGTGGGCAGATGAGAagtcttttttgttattttctgtttaaacagCCATCTTCATCAAAATTGCTTGGAGTCCTGTATCTCTCACTTTGCTCTtgaaaatcagtaattttaGATTCTGAAGCTCCCTCAACTTACCTTTTTTTATACATAAGTCTAGGATCCACAAGTCTAAACCAGAAGGCTGAAGCTGAGGAGCCCTCGCTGAGCCcccctctcctgcagccccgTCCCGATAGCGACAGCTGAGCCCGCTGCGCAGCCTGGCCAAACCAGAGAGTTTCCACCAGCCCTCGGCTTCCAGGCAGATGGCACTGCCTCACCAAATCAAGTCTTACTGCAGAATTCTGGTAGGCTCCACCTGTAAACGGAGATGTAAGGAAAAGGtctaagaggagaaaaaaaccctcttctgcCCTTTTGCTGACAAAATATAATGGAAGAGCCTGACTGATCTGAAGAAGCATCCTACCTTTTCTGTCGGGCTCTAGTTTATTTCAGTGCTAGTAGTTTAGCATTGTTATGTGTATTTATTATGTTTATACTGTTTTTAGCCAAGGCACAAACATGGAGAGATATGTCTTCTGAACGTTGGTTCAGTCTGCATCTGAGGACACAAATACCGCTGTATGCACTAGCACGTCCCTTTTGTGAGTCTCTCTTTTTACGAAAGCATTTAATGAAAGTACTTGAGCACTTGACAAGCAATATTCATTGTTGAAAGATCtggttttcctttaattaacagaaaaatagtattattgtgaaaaataaataacatcagCACCTGCTATTCACTACCATTATCGTTATGGTATAATATGGTAGTTTAAGTCGGAAAAATACTGACATGGCAATTCAGCCCGCACTAATTTAACCCCTTTGCTTCAGGACTTTGCTGCTTCTAGTTATTCTGAAGAGAACAtacagaataattatttttttcccatatcaAAACAAATGTTATTACAAGCATACCACGCATTAGAAGCTAAATGGAAGCTGAATATAGATGATAAACTGTAGCTTGTGAAACCCTGGCAGCTACCACTAACAGCCTGTGTTATACAGAGGGATTTTCAAGTCGTGCCAGGCAGTGGCACCCGAGTGTCAGGGACAAGGTGCATCCAGAGGCACTCTCAGGAAAACAGGACACATGGAATCCGAGTACATTTATTTACTCTTTTGGGTGCTTcttgtttccccttttttctgCCTGCTAATGTTTAACAACATCTCTGCTCTTTTCCACCTTACTTTATCTATGACTCcatctattttttccttcacttttggTCTGTctcttcatgtttcttttcctgcctaTCATTCCTTCTTTCGGTGCATTTACACCCAAGACAGAGAAAGCACAGCCAGATGGATCTTTAGTAACCCAAATTACcaattttcacagcagaaagaaTGAAACACCAAATTAACTGTATATGCTAAAGATAATTATAAAAGTTTTAAGGACATTCAGGTTATAAATGTGTCACATAGATTTtgatcttcatttattttatgtgtAAATAAAGTAAACAAATATGGTAAAACAGGCTATAAAGACAACCAAAAAGAATTTAAGGTGCTATCTctaattttctatttgaaaaaggaataaCTTACCTATTGTTCTCTGACAGGGAAATCATTTAGCCTGAAGAAATAATATCTCTCTTGGAAActccttttccttaaaaaaaaatcttattttcaggggattttgttttttcattaaacagaaagaagaaactccAACCTCCAACTAAAATATTGAGCATACTGAGATCAAGTGTGTGGCTTtgcatgaaatgaaaacaaaataaatcaaaactcATGTGCCAAACTGTCCAAATAAGCTGAACACTGAAGAAGTTTTCAACAAGAAAGCAGAACACTTCTCTTCCATAATtaattacaaattttaaaattcaataaaatgcaaattaaaaacctGTCCTCCTACCTTTCTCCCCGCACGCTGGGTAGAAGTCTGCTCTTGATgctcatttgttttctgttgattGAGTGACACCCCTTCCTTTTAAAGACCATCTCAAAAGACAGCTGAGCCTCTTCACCATCATAACAGTTCTGGATAATACAGATTTTGAGAGGACAAGCACTTAATCCACAGCTGGAGCAGCCTCCAGAAGTCCCAGCACATTGCTGGAGGACATTGGGTGCAATGAATAGAGTTCTTGGCCCCTCCTCTGAGGAGAAGCTGTTAATGGGAATAGTAGCTCAAACTGTTTATTTTGTCACCCACTTAAGAACAAAATTATGGCTGTAACACTCATATTTGTTTAATAGGCCTTATTTATAGGTAAACTGAACTCATTTGAAGTATGTTTACTTCTCTGATTGAACGCTGTGCTCACATTGTGAGCAGCCCGAGATTATCTCGGTGCAGAACAAAAACCACCATGTAGTTGCCCTTCTGTACGCTTctaaaaaacagcaaaatacgTAAGTATAGGTAGTTTACAGCAGCGTGTAAGATTTCCTTGAAAAGGTATATTGTGTACAGAGTGACATGATGTGTATTTATCAGCCTAGTTCTGATTACTCTACTGAACAAGCAGGCTTAATCTAACGGCCTAATCAGTTAACAGCTATTTGCAAGGTACAGCTACTAAAAAGGTGTTTAAAGTAAACACCTATTATTGGCTGTACTGGAGTCACAGAGAAGGAGCATCAATTTTTTTGCTCAACAAAGGACTATGCAGCCCTTTAAAACAGTGATACTGCTGAACATAAAAGACTGTTGATATCGTGACCATCAGCTAAAGCCCAGTTATGCCGGGTGCCTCAGGGACATACGCAACAAGGTAGAGTAAGATACTACTTCTTGCAAACTCTGCTGCATGACCTGGGTTAACCGCTTCATTATATTATGTGCACAAAAATCTAAATGAATGCAAACAActcagttcttttatttttcctgaggcTGCACTCATAAAAGGACTGAGGTGTTGCAATGCAAAGTTCTCCTTGCTATGGGAAGAGAGTTTGCAAACTAAAACAAGTGCAGAAACAACCGTCAGGCTGAGTGAGAAACCACTTGGGAGGGTCAAGACGATATGTTGAGGAGAGGAGTCAGGTCCAATTGCTCAGAGCTGGGCAAAGCAATGTTACGCACCCAAATACTGGTCTCTGAGAGAGGCCTTCACCCTTTTGAGATTCATAGCTGTGGGCCATCCTTGGAGCCAGGTGCTTCTCTTTGAGGAGTGAAGGTTTAGGCCTTGGTAATTACCATCCTAACACATACGTATTATAGGAAGGTAAAGTTTAGGGGAACAAACCCATGGTGCCTTACTCTGTGCAATACTCATAGTTCTAAAGAAGTCTGGTGGCCAGCTCATTATGGGGACTTAGCCAAAGGACATCTATGCATGCATACACTCtggtctcctgcagcccctctccttCAAGAGATGCAGTGGCCAAAACTCAAGAGGATGATCTGGAGAGGCAGCTCTGCTTGAAATGCTTGTTTCAGAAGCAGCTACCCAGCAGCTACCAGCCAGGGGACcctctggggctggggagcctccccctgccctgagctgccctgctccactgcGGACGGGCGGCAGCCACCAGCCGTGAGGTCTGGGCTTTCGCTTTGCCTTCGTTCACGACCAGACTTTGAGTCCGGTCTGGGAACGTTTCCCTCCAGTTCCTGACTTGCAATAAAATGCAAGAACAACTTGCCATTCTTCCTGTCATGTGCGACGTTTCTCCAGGAGGCaatctgcttctttttaaaCCTGCTGAGGACTTTGGAAGGGTTAGGAGTTGTCaggaagatgaaataaaatgaaaagtcaaAACCTGATGATGCAAAACAATATGTTGTAGGGTATGATATATTTTTCAGATGGCTATATGACGATCGTGTCTTGTCTGCCTGCTCTGTGCCTGCACTCGTACTCTTATCACTGGAATATGCTGTTGGAAGGAAGTTCCCATGACAGATGTGAGAGCAGCCGTTCCTAGTGCAGGTCCCAGGGGCAAGCCATGTTTGCTCTTCAGCTGGCTACCAGCAGTGCCTATACACTTTAAAAtagttaaatgtattttaaaaagaaaaattacaggagAGCACAGCAGGATGTCTCTGCATAGACTATTTTCGGAGATGCCCTTCACTCTTCTACCAAATACCAACCCACAGGCATTGCACATAGCATTCATTATCTCTGGATGCACCAGCTTGCACTGCAGGACCCATACACATCGGAAAGAACCACAGACCTAGAGGAAGCTGAGAGTATGGGAAGGGTGGTATTTAAATGGTATGTTTACTGAAATGAATGTAAAGTGGCAGTTTATAAGATATCAAGATAATTAAGTAATTAAGCAGGCCAAATTGTCAACTGATGTAGAGCAATGAGGAACGCTTTGGTAACAAGCTTTCATGCTGTTGGTGCAGATGCTTCAAACAGGCATTTTCTTGCAGCTTAATGCTGATGTGGATCATGAAAATATTCTCAAACTTGCTGTTTATAATATCAAAGAGAAATATGTCAAGCGCTATTTTTGGGAGACCTCAGAGCACTTACAAATAGTCAGTGTTCAACAGTCTTTTGAGTTTGTAATATAGTAAAGCAGTTATACATCAAAGTTCAAAGTAAAAACTTGTCTACAAAATTGTTGCTGtgactttcttttctgcaacaattagttttcagatttttggaAAACTAAGAAAAAGAGATGTTGTCACAGTGTCTGGTATACCTTGGGTCATCTAcacttcttgtttgtttgtttttcaaacataaaatagtggaaaaaaacagaaaacagcccAGAAGGGAATGGAAATAGCAATTTTGCCAGACACCAAACCCATGTGAACAACGTGTTAAAAAATGATTCTGTCCTTCTTAGGCAAGGCTGTGAAAGGGGCACTGGAAATAAGAAGGAACAGAACAGGGCTGAGGAATGAGAACTattaccatgaaaaaaaatacaagccaGAACAGCACTGATTTCTACTGCGATTCTTTTAGCCTGCATTTAGCTATGGGTACAGTTTGGTCATTTggcagaaaatataattttgcagTATCCATTAGACAAAGGaaagtttctcattttcatatggttcattttaaaaactggctCTCTGCAAGGGGAGCTATGGATTTAAAACTCCTGAAGGCTCTAAGGTGGCCCCATGGTTGGAGAGGAATTTTGAAAGTATATTAACTCCACTCACCATTTATGCagtcctcaggaaaaaaaagcacagcattgACAAAAATTATCTTCTTAA
The DNA window shown above is from Grus americana isolate bGruAme1 chromosome 3, bGruAme1.mat, whole genome shotgun sequence and carries:
- the TAAR1 gene encoding trace amine-associated receptor 1; this encodes MQLCCESVNGSCIRSSWSNSIRVSMYIFMVCIILATVVGNLTVIISISHFKQLHTPTNFLILSMATVDFLLGFLIMPCSMVRSVEHCWYFGELFCKIHTSTDIMLSTASIFHLSFISIDRYYAVCDPLRYKSKINTFVILVMIFISWMVPAAFAFGMIFLDLNLRGAEEIYNHVHCAGGCFVIFSETSGVVASIVSFYIPGFVMLYLYRKIYFIAKRQARSIDAISKKKTRFEMKHHISFCRERKAAKTLGIIMGVFLICWSPFFFFTATNPFMNYVIPPILIDALVWFGYLNSTFNPIVYAFFYMWFRRALKMILFGKVFQQDSSRTHLFLE